The genomic region AACGTAGTTTCTTTATGAGTAAGTTGGTCGATCAATTCTCGAAGGCGTATTTGATAATATTTGCACCCATTTTTAAGGCTTTTAATCGGACTTCTTCAGGGTCATTATGAACTTCAGGGCTTTCCCAGCCATCGCCGAGATCACTTTCAAAAGTAAATAGAAGAACTAACCTGTCGTCTTCAAAAATGCCGAATGCCTGTGGTGGGAGTGCGTCGTGTTCATGTATTTTGGGTAAGCCATTTGGGAAATCGAAAGCCGATGAAAAAATTTCATGATCTGTAGGGACTTCCGTTAATTCCTTTTCAGGGAATAATTTTTTGATCTCGGTACGAATATATTTATTCATTCCGTAATTGTCATCAATATGCAGAAAGCCTCCGCTAATAAGGTAATTTCTAAGATTCTCGATCTCATCATCGCTGAAAACCACATTTCCGTGGCCGGTCATATGAACAAAAGGGAACTGAAAAATATCGGTACTGCCCGGTTCAACGGTTTCCGTCTTTTCGTTGATACTGGTATTGATATTGGAATTGCAGAATTTTATAAGATTTGGTAGCGCAGTGGGATTAGAATACCAATCTCCGCCACCATTATATTTTAGGACTGCAATTTCCTGAGCATTTAAGATGCTTGAAAGGCTTAGGAGAATAATACAAAATAATAGCTGAATTCCTCGCATTTATAATTCCTGATTTTTCATAGCAACCGTATGACAGGCAACGATTGCGGCAGTTTCTGTTCTTAACCTGCTGTCGCCAAGGCTAATTTGCTCCCAGCCATTTCCCAGTGCCAAATGAATTTCTTCCTTACTAAAATCCCCTTCCGGACCAATCAAAATATTTACAGGTTGCCAAGGATGAACTTTCTTTTGAAGATATGGTTTTTCCATCACATCCTCGCAATGAGCGATCAATTTAGAACCATGTAATTCCTGATTCATGAAATCTTTAAAGCTTACAGGTTCATTCAATTTCGGAAAACGAGCATGAAG from Gramella sp. MT6 harbors:
- a CDS encoding DUF4159 domain-containing protein; protein product: MRGIQLLFCIILLSLSSILNAQEIAVLKYNGGGDWYSNPTALPNLIKFCNSNINTSINEKTETVEPGSTDIFQFPFVHMTGHGNVVFSDDEIENLRNYLISGGFLHIDDNYGMNKYIRTEIKKLFPEKELTEVPTDHEIFSSAFDFPNGLPKIHEHDALPPQAFGIFEDDRLVLLFTFESDLGDGWESPEVHNDPEEVRLKALKMGANIIKYAFEN